The genomic window GTCAACTTGTTCTGTTAAAGGATTTCCACAAGTTAAAGCAGCCATAGATTTTGTGATTCTGTCAGCAAACTCTTTTGCAATACTTTTATGTACATAAACTCTTTCAGCACAATTACAAACTTGTCCATTATTTGTAACTCTTGAATTCTTGATAGCTTCAACTGCTATATCAAGATTAGCATCTGCCATAACAATCGCAGGTGCTTTTCCACCTAATTCTAAAGATACTTTTGTTACATTTTTAGAAGCTGCTTCCATGATTTTAACACCTGTTGGAACACTTCCTGTAAAACTTACGATTCCTACTTTTTCATTTGCTGCAAGTTCATTTCCAACAGTTGAACCAGATCCAGAAACTAAGTTAAATACACCTTTTGGAAGATCTATTTCATCAACTAATTTTGCAAATTCAAAGGCATTGTTTGGAGTTTCACCACTTGGTTTTATAACAATAGTATTACCTGTTAAAAGTGCAGGAGCTAATTTTCTTGCAATTAAGAAAAATGGGAAATTCCAAGGTAAGACACCAGTTGCTACTCCTATTGGTAATTTAAATAAAAAGATATTTTCATTTGGTCTATCACTTTGGATTATTTCACCTTCATATCTTCTCGCCCATTCTGCCATATAATCCAAATAATCAGCAGTAAAATTAACTTCAACTTCTGCTAAACCTAATACTTTACCTTGTTCTTCAGTGATAGTTTTTGCAAGCATATCACTATTTTCTCTAATTTTTTGTGCAATCTTTCTAAGATAATTACCACGCTCTACTGCTGGTAATTTTCCCCATGAATCTTGTGCATTGTGCGCTGCATCAATTGCAACTTTTGCATCTTCTGCATTTCCTTTTGGGATATAAGAAATAATCTCTTTTGTTGAAGGATTAATTACGGGAGTTGTTTCACCTTTATTAGAAACAAACTCTCCATTAATATAC from Arcobacter sp. F2176 includes these protein-coding regions:
- the aldA gene encoding aldehyde dehydrogenase, with amino-acid sequence MSEKRVYEMYINGEFVSNKGETTPVINPSTKEIISYIPKGNAEDAKVAIDAAHNAQDSWGKLPAVERGNYLRKIAQKIRENSDMLAKTITEEQGKVLGLAEVEVNFTADYLDYMAEWARRYEGEIIQSDRPNENIFLFKLPIGVATGVLPWNFPFFLIARKLAPALLTGNTIVIKPSGETPNNAFEFAKLVDEIDLPKGVFNLVSGSGSTVGNELAANEKVGIVSFTGSVPTGVKIMEAASKNVTKVSLELGGKAPAIVMADANLDIAVEAIKNSRVTNNGQVCNCAERVYVHKSIAKEFADRITKSMAALTCGNPLTEQVDMGPLINEDAITHVQKLVDSAVAAGASITTGGKRCDRDDGYFYEPTVVIDVKQDMDIIKEEIFGPVLPIVTFDTLDEAIALANDSEFGLTSSIYTQNLDIAMRACKEIKCGETYINRENFEAMQGFHAGWKKSGIGGADGKHGLEEFLQTKVVYLQYDLNKQ